In a single window of the Mycobacterium bourgelatii genome:
- a CDS encoding N-acetylmuramoyl-L-alanine amidase: protein MLLTAVATTVVIVSGLLHTPPFGNNHARPTTNQDTRLNEQPLVGLGGGETVRELTQDTPFSLVALTGDLSGTSTRVRAKRPDGSWGPWYQAEYETATLDAVDGTGGGAEEARGTSPVFVGSTTTVQIAVTRPADAPVTQAPPGSSPSSHDSSRDRGLGYRPATKEQPFGQNLSAILISPPPLAPSEIHWTPPTGVTMPGQAPPIISRAEWGADESLRCGSPRYDRGVRAAVVHHTAGSNDYSPLESAGIVKAIYTYHSKTLGWCDIAYNALVDKYGQVFEGSAGGLTKAVEASHTGGFNRDTWGVAMLGNFDDMPPTPVQLRAVGRLLGWRLSLNDVDPKGEVDLQSAGSSYTVFPAGAVAKLPTIFSHRDVSNTHCPGNAAYGLMDEIREIAAHVNDPPPELIKALEGGAIYQHWQEMGGMKSYLGPPTSAEADAEGDAVFVTFGKGAMYWSPATGPQPITGALYDAWASLSYERGPLGLPTGAEFQEPLYIAQNFQHGTLNFERLTGNVFAVVDGISTPVVTQPPAGSTVPAEHFTPPTNPEP from the coding sequence ATGCTGCTCACCGCTGTAGCGACAACGGTGGTCATCGTCTCGGGGCTGCTGCACACCCCGCCCTTCGGGAACAACCACGCGCGGCCGACCACGAACCAAGACACTCGGCTCAACGAGCAGCCGCTGGTGGGACTCGGTGGCGGCGAGACCGTGCGCGAACTCACCCAGGACACCCCGTTCTCCCTGGTCGCGCTCACCGGCGACCTGTCCGGCACCTCCACCCGGGTGCGCGCGAAGAGGCCGGACGGGTCGTGGGGACCCTGGTACCAGGCCGAGTACGAGACTGCAACGCTAGACGCCGTCGACGGCACCGGCGGCGGTGCGGAGGAGGCCCGGGGGACCTCTCCGGTGTTCGTCGGCAGCACAACGACCGTGCAGATCGCGGTGACCCGCCCGGCGGACGCTCCGGTGACGCAGGCCCCGCCCGGGTCGTCTCCTTCGTCGCACGACTCCTCGCGTGACAGGGGTCTCGGTTACCGTCCCGCCACCAAGGAACAGCCCTTCGGGCAGAACTTGTCCGCCATCCTGATCTCCCCGCCGCCGCTGGCGCCGTCCGAAATCCACTGGACGCCGCCGACCGGGGTGACCATGCCGGGCCAGGCGCCGCCGATCATCAGCCGAGCGGAATGGGGTGCCGACGAGTCACTGCGCTGCGGAAGCCCGCGGTACGACAGGGGAGTACGCGCCGCCGTCGTCCACCACACCGCGGGCAGCAACGACTACTCGCCGCTGGAATCCGCCGGGATCGTCAAGGCGATTTACACGTATCACAGCAAGACCCTGGGCTGGTGCGACATCGCCTATAACGCGCTGGTCGACAAGTACGGCCAGGTGTTCGAGGGCAGCGCCGGCGGGCTCACCAAGGCGGTCGAGGCCTCCCACACCGGGGGCTTCAACCGCGACACCTGGGGTGTGGCGATGCTCGGCAATTTCGATGACATGCCGCCCACGCCGGTCCAACTGCGTGCCGTCGGCCGGCTGTTGGGCTGGCGGCTGAGCCTCAACGACGTCGACCCCAAGGGCGAGGTGGACCTGCAATCGGCGGGCAGTTCCTACACCGTGTTCCCGGCCGGTGCGGTGGCCAAGTTGCCGACGATCTTCTCGCACCGCGACGTCAGCAACACCCACTGTCCCGGCAATGCCGCCTACGGACTGATGGACGAGATCCGCGAAATCGCGGCGCATGTCAACGATCCGCCGCCAGAGCTGATCAAAGCGCTGGAGGGCGGCGCGATCTACCAGCACTGGCAGGAAATGGGCGGGATGAAGAGCTATCTCGGACCCCCGACCTCAGCGGAGGCCGACGCCGAGGGCGACGCCGTCTTTGTGACCTTCGGCAAGGGCGCGATGTACTGGTCGCCGGCGACCGGCCCGCAACCGATCACCGGCGCGCTCTATGACGCCTGGGCGTCACTGAGCTACGAACGCGGCCCGCTCGGGTTGCCGACCGGCGCCGAATTCCAGGAGCCGCTGTACATCGCCCAGAACTTCCAGCACGGCACGCTGAACTTCGAGCGGCTCACCGGCAACGTCTTCGCGGTCGTCGACGGGATCAGTACGCCGGTGGTCACCCAACCGCCCGCCGGTTCGACGGTGCCGGCCGAGCACTTCACGCCGCCGACGAATCCGGAGCCCTGA